A genomic region of Sideroxydans sp. CL21 contains the following coding sequences:
- a CDS encoding UDP-N-acetylmuramoyl-L-alanyl-D-glutamate--2,6-diaminopimelate ligase, producing the protein MSAALTIPKTGFRIDDLDALGISITRLTSDSRSVQRGDTFVAYRGMQADGRNFIAQAIERGANAVIWEAQEFKWDNEWHVPNLAVHDLRHQAGLIADRVYGHPSRKLWMVGVTGTNGKTSISHWLARTYTALGRKGAVLGTVGNGFPGTLQATVNTTPDALIVHGLLAEYEREGAQTVTMEVSSHALTQGRVNGVNFDVALLTNLTRDHLDFHGDMQSYAAAKRRLFDWEKLKHAVLNLDDPFGADLAEQLKDKSVEVIGYGLNRDSLELAERLGIRMVYGTLAQMDAQGLILQLHTSWGTAAMQSKLIGRFNASNLLGALAVLLVSEIDINDAVRELGLQKAVAGRMQTLGGKDTPAVVVDYAHTPDALEKVLNTLREVTEPSGGKLICVFGCGGDRDRGKRPMMGTVASKFSDVRIITNDNPRSEEPREIINAIITGMQGDFQVIEDRAKAITYAINKAQANDTVLLAGKGHEDYQEIKGERQPFSDSEIAHRVLSMWTPEERWI; encoded by the coding sequence ATGAGTGCTGCTTTGACCATACCCAAGACAGGTTTCCGCATCGACGATCTGGATGCGCTCGGGATAAGCATCACGCGACTAACCTCCGACAGCCGTTCCGTACAACGTGGCGATACCTTTGTCGCTTATCGCGGCATGCAGGCGGATGGGCGCAATTTCATCGCGCAAGCCATTGAGCGGGGCGCGAACGCGGTGATCTGGGAAGCGCAAGAATTCAAATGGGACAACGAATGGCATGTGCCCAATCTGGCAGTGCACGACCTGCGCCATCAGGCGGGCCTGATCGCTGACCGGGTTTATGGGCATCCGTCGCGGAAGTTGTGGATGGTGGGTGTCACCGGCACCAACGGCAAGACGTCTATCAGTCACTGGCTGGCCAGAACATATACGGCCCTCGGTCGCAAGGGTGCAGTGCTGGGCACAGTGGGTAACGGATTCCCCGGAACATTGCAGGCAACCGTGAACACCACACCTGACGCGCTGATCGTGCATGGCTTATTGGCGGAGTATGAGCGCGAGGGTGCGCAGACGGTCACAATGGAGGTGTCCTCGCATGCGCTGACGCAGGGGCGGGTGAACGGTGTGAACTTCGATGTCGCGTTGCTCACCAACCTGACACGCGATCATCTGGATTTCCACGGCGATATGCAAAGTTACGCCGCCGCGAAACGCCGCCTGTTCGATTGGGAAAAACTCAAGCATGCCGTGCTCAATCTGGATGATCCGTTCGGTGCCGATTTGGCCGAGCAGCTCAAGGATAAGTCCGTGGAAGTGATTGGCTACGGGCTGAACAGGGATTCACTGGAACTTGCGGAACGTCTGGGAATCCGCATGGTATACGGCACGCTCGCGCAGATGGATGCGCAGGGACTTATTTTGCAATTGCACACCAGTTGGGGAACTGCAGCAATGCAAAGCAAGCTGATCGGGCGTTTTAATGCATCCAATTTGCTGGGTGCGCTGGCGGTGTTGCTGGTCAGCGAAATCGATATCAATGATGCGGTGCGCGAACTCGGGCTGCAAAAAGCAGTGGCGGGCCGCATGCAGACCCTGGGCGGCAAAGACACGCCTGCGGTCGTGGTGGACTATGCCCATACTCCGGACGCGCTGGAAAAAGTATTGAATACCTTGCGCGAGGTGACTGAACCTTCGGGCGGCAAGCTCATCTGTGTATTCGGTTGCGGCGGCGACCGCGACCGCGGAAAACGTCCGATGATGGGAACGGTGGCATCGAAATTCTCCGATGTCCGCATCATCACCAACGACAACCCGCGCAGCGAAGAGCCGCGCGAGATCATCAATGCCATCATCACGGGCATGCAGGGAGATTTTCAGGTGATCGAAGACCGTGCCAAGGCGATCACGTATGCCATCAACAAAGCGCAGGCCAACGATACCGTACTGCTTGCCGGCAAGGGACACGAGGACTACCAGGAGATCAAAGGAGAGCGCCAGCCGTTTTCCGACAGCGAAATTGCGCATCGTGTGCTGAGCATGTGGACGCCAGAGGAGCGCTGGATATGA
- the murF gene encoding UDP-N-acetylmuramoyl-tripeptide--D-alanyl-D-alanine ligase, with amino-acid sequence MMLLSQAAQAIHAQHIGADERFAAVSTDTRTIVQGDLFIALKGENFDGAKFVADALKNGAVGAMVSVQGYEQIRAILNPQSPILVVDDTRLALGRLAAHWRKQFDIPLVAITGSNGKTTVKEMLAAILRGYAGSEESVLATQGNFNNDIGMPLTLLKLRANHRYAVIEMGMNHPKEIDYLTRIARPDVALVNNATGAHLQGLGSVEGVAHAKGEIFAGLADGGTAVVNADDIYAPLWRGLAGKHSMLDFALKRPAAVQGKWAAGSYGGTLHAHTPAGELRVALQVPGEHNALNALAAATAALALKVPLTKIADALEKFGGVAGRLQRKQALQGAMLIDDTYNANPASVHAAIEVLAHVSGKRILVLGDMGELGENAAQFHREIGIAARELGIQQLFALGELSEEAVREFGTGARHFAGIDALHVALDKELDNQTTVLVKGSRFMKMERVVQHLALQKEEPCCSH; translated from the coding sequence ATGATGCTGCTCTCGCAAGCCGCCCAGGCAATACATGCGCAGCACATCGGTGCGGACGAGCGCTTCGCCGCCGTATCCACCGATACCCGCACGATTGTTCAGGGCGATTTGTTTATCGCGCTCAAGGGAGAGAATTTCGACGGCGCCAAGTTTGTGGCCGATGCGCTGAAGAACGGTGCCGTGGGAGCGATGGTTAGCGTACAGGGCTATGAGCAGATTCGCGCTATCCTCAATCCCCAATCCCCAATCCTGGTAGTGGACGACACGCGCCTGGCTCTCGGTCGGCTCGCCGCGCACTGGCGGAAGCAGTTCGATATCCCCCTCGTTGCCATCACCGGTAGCAACGGCAAGACCACGGTAAAAGAAATGCTGGCGGCGATCTTGCGCGGCTATGCAGGCAGCGAAGAAAGTGTGTTGGCAACCCAGGGCAATTTCAACAACGATATCGGCATGCCGCTCACCCTGCTCAAACTGCGGGCGAATCACCGCTACGCGGTGATCGAGATGGGCATGAACCATCCGAAAGAGATCGATTACCTCACGCGCATAGCCCGGCCGGATGTGGCGCTGGTCAACAATGCAACCGGCGCGCATTTGCAAGGCCTGGGTTCCGTGGAAGGTGTGGCGCATGCCAAGGGTGAAATCTTCGCGGGGCTGGCTGATGGCGGTACGGCAGTGGTGAATGCCGACGATATCTATGCACCGTTGTGGCGCGGTCTTGCCGGAAAACACAGCATGCTCGATTTTGCGCTGAAACGTCCGGCTGCGGTGCAGGGCAAATGGGCGGCTGGCAGCTATGGCGGAACCTTGCATGCACACACTCCGGCGGGCGAACTGCGTGTCGCATTGCAGGTGCCGGGCGAGCACAACGCGCTCAATGCTTTGGCTGCGGCCACGGCGGCATTGGCGCTGAAAGTTCCCCTGACAAAAATTGCCGACGCTCTGGAGAAATTCGGCGGAGTGGCCGGCCGATTGCAACGCAAGCAGGCCTTGCAAGGCGCGATGCTGATCGACGATACCTACAACGCCAATCCTGCCTCCGTACATGCCGCGATCGAAGTACTGGCTCATGTGTCGGGTAAGCGCATTCTGGTGCTGGGCGACATGGGTGAACTGGGAGAAAACGCGGCCCAGTTCCACCGGGAGATCGGCATCGCTGCCCGCGAACTCGGCATCCAGCAGCTATTTGCGCTGGGCGAACTGAGCGAGGAGGCGGTGCGCGAATTCGGCACGGGTGCACGGCATTTCGCCGGAATCGATGCGCTGCATGTTGCTCTGGACAAGGAATTGGATAATCAAACCACCGTACTGGTGAAAGGCTCGCGCTTTATGAAGATGGAAAGGGTAGTGCAACACCTTGCGCTGCAAAAGGAGGAACCATGCTGCTCGCATTAG
- the ftsW gene encoding putative lipid II flippase FtsW, with protein sequence MFDTTLNAPRRNVAEYDNVLTWIVTALLAIGLVMVYSASIATAEAGKYTNYQPTYYLVRHAIFILAGVAAGVVAFQVPTQIWQKYAPYLFLVGVVLLLLVLIPGVGKSVNGSRRWLSLVVVNLQPSELMKLFAVLYAADYAVRKGAVKDHLLQPFLPMFGVMALVGALLLLEPDMGAFVVICAIAMGTLWLGGFNLKIFGGLVLLLPLAFAALILSSPYRMQRVIGFMDPWSDPFGKGYQLSHALIAFGRGEWLGVGLGGSVEKLFYLPEAHTDFLLAVTAEELGLVGVSAVILLFGWLIVRAFTIGRQAAMSERLFAALVAQGVAVWLGVQAMINIGVNMGVLPTKGLTLPFLSFGGSGVVVNCVAVAVLLRIDYENRRVARGLPI encoded by the coding sequence ATGTTCGACACAACACTGAACGCTCCCCGTCGCAATGTGGCGGAATACGACAACGTGTTGACCTGGATCGTCACTGCATTGCTTGCCATCGGTTTGGTGATGGTCTACTCGGCGTCGATCGCGACCGCCGAAGCAGGCAAGTACACCAATTACCAGCCGACATATTATCTGGTGCGTCATGCCATCTTCATTCTGGCCGGCGTGGCGGCCGGCGTGGTCGCATTCCAGGTCCCGACGCAGATATGGCAGAAGTATGCGCCGTATCTGTTCCTGGTCGGCGTGGTGCTGCTGCTGTTGGTATTGATCCCCGGCGTCGGCAAGTCGGTCAACGGCAGCCGCCGCTGGCTGTCGCTGGTTGTGGTCAATCTGCAACCGTCGGAGCTGATGAAACTATTCGCTGTCCTGTATGCGGCGGATTACGCCGTGCGCAAAGGCGCGGTGAAGGATCACCTGCTGCAACCTTTCCTGCCGATGTTCGGCGTGATGGCACTGGTTGGTGCGTTGCTGCTGCTGGAGCCGGACATGGGTGCATTCGTGGTGATCTGTGCGATCGCGATGGGTACGCTGTGGCTGGGCGGTTTCAACCTCAAGATATTCGGCGGGTTGGTGCTGCTGCTGCCACTCGCGTTCGCGGCACTGATCCTCTCGTCACCCTATCGCATGCAGCGCGTCATCGGCTTCATGGATCCGTGGTCCGATCCGTTCGGCAAGGGCTATCAGCTCAGCCACGCACTAATCGCGTTCGGGCGCGGCGAATGGCTGGGCGTCGGTCTCGGCGGCAGCGTGGAGAAATTATTTTACCTGCCGGAAGCCCATACCGACTTCCTGCTCGCCGTGACTGCGGAAGAACTGGGCTTGGTCGGCGTAAGCGCGGTCATCCTGCTGTTCGGCTGGCTCATCGTGCGCGCCTTCACGATCGGCCGTCAGGCGGCGATGTCGGAACGCCTGTTTGCGGCGCTGGTGGCGCAGGGCGTAGCAGTGTGGCTGGGTGTGCAGGCGATGATCAACATCGGCGTGAACATGGGCGTGCTGCCGACCAAGGGCTTGACCCTGCCATTCCTGAGCTTCGGTGGCAGCGGTGTGGTGGTGAACTGTGTGGCGGTCGCGGTATTGCTGCGGATTGATTACGAGAACCGGCGAGTGGCACGGGGACTTCCAATATGA
- the murG gene encoding undecaprenyldiphospho-muramoylpentapeptide beta-N-acetylglucosaminyltransferase produces the protein MSRTILIMAGGTGGHIYPGLAVADALRTQGWNVVWLGAPNSMEAELVPKHGYPVAWVNFTGVRGKGMLRLLALPFTLLRALGQSAVAIFSYRPDVVLGMGGYITMPGGLMAAMLRRPLVIHEQNSIAGMSNKVLAKLAARVLSGFPDVLKRTEWCGNPVRADIAALPEPKERYAARSGKLNVLVVGGSLGAQALNEAMPKALALMNEQDRPNVVHQTGKKNLETVQQLYKQAGAKADIRPFLDDMATQYAHADVLICRAGALTIAELAAAGVASVLIPLPIAVDDHQTHNARFLSERGAAVLLPQKELSGEKLAQLLRGFDREKLLVMAQAARNQAKPEATQTVAKVCAELVAA, from the coding sequence ATGAGCAGAACCATCCTCATCATGGCAGGTGGAACCGGCGGGCACATTTACCCGGGCCTTGCCGTCGCCGACGCGCTGCGTACACAGGGATGGAACGTGGTTTGGCTGGGCGCACCGAACAGTATGGAAGCGGAACTGGTGCCCAAACACGGCTATCCGGTGGCGTGGGTGAATTTTACCGGTGTGCGCGGCAAAGGCATGTTGCGTCTGCTCGCGCTGCCCTTCACCCTGCTGCGCGCGCTGGGCCAAAGCGCGGTTGCGATCTTCAGCTATCGCCCCGATGTGGTGTTGGGTATGGGCGGATATATCACCATGCCGGGCGGTTTGATGGCGGCGATGTTGCGTCGGCCATTGGTCATTCATGAACAGAACTCGATTGCGGGCATGAGCAACAAAGTGCTGGCAAAACTGGCTGCACGCGTGCTGAGCGGATTTCCCGACGTACTGAAACGTACCGAATGGTGCGGCAATCCGGTGCGTGCCGATATTGCTGCATTGCCTGAGCCGAAAGAGCGCTACGCAGCACGCAGTGGCAAATTGAATGTGCTTGTCGTGGGCGGAAGTCTGGGGGCGCAAGCGCTCAACGAGGCAATGCCGAAAGCGCTTGCGCTGATGAACGAGCAAGACCGCCCGAATGTGGTGCACCAGACCGGCAAGAAAAACCTGGAAACAGTGCAGCAACTTTACAAGCAGGCAGGCGCAAAAGCCGATATCCGCCCGTTTCTCGACGATATGGCGACCCAGTATGCACATGCGGATGTGCTGATCTGTCGCGCGGGTGCATTGACTATTGCCGAGCTGGCAGCTGCCGGGGTGGCAAGCGTACTGATTCCGCTGCCGATCGCAGTGGATGATCATCAAACGCATAACGCGCGCTTCCTGAGCGAACGGGGAGCAGCTGTGTTGCTGCCGCAAAAGGAATTGAGTGGGGAAAAGCTGGCGCAATTGTTGCGCGGATTTGATCGGGAAAAACTGCTGGTGATGGCGCAAGCCGCGCGCAATCAGGCCAAGCCTGAGGCCACGCAGACGGTCGCGAAAGTTTGCGCAGAATTGGTTGCAGCATGA
- the mraY gene encoding phospho-N-acetylmuramoyl-pentapeptide-transferase, with translation MLLALAQWLAQDVRTFSVFNYITLRAVMAAMTALFISFMLGPWMIRKLTALKIGQSVRTDGPQTHLVKAGTPTMGGALILASVAITTLLWGDLHNAYVWVVLLTTLGVGAIGWVDDYRKVVHRNPDGLSARAKMFWQSLIALSVGVFLWSHATLPAHTELIVPFFKHLVLPLGMVGFIVLVYLVIVGSSNAVNLTDGLDGLAIMPTVMVSAALAIFAYVAGHAEFSKYLGEPSIPGAGELAVFCAAISGAGLAFLWFNAYPAEVFMGDVGALALGAALGAVAIIIRQELVLFIMGGVFVVEAVSVMLQVSYFKYTKKKYGTGKRILLMAPLHHHFEQKGWKETQVVVRFWIITMLLVLIGLATLKLR, from the coding sequence ATGCTGCTCGCATTAGCGCAATGGCTGGCACAGGATGTGCGCACGTTCAGCGTATTCAACTACATTACGCTGCGAGCGGTGATGGCGGCGATGACGGCACTGTTTATCTCGTTCATGCTCGGGCCGTGGATGATCCGCAAGCTGACTGCACTGAAGATCGGCCAATCCGTGCGCACGGATGGACCGCAAACGCATCTGGTTAAAGCCGGCACGCCGACCATGGGCGGTGCGCTTATCCTGGCTTCGGTCGCGATCACCACATTGCTGTGGGGCGATCTGCACAATGCGTATGTCTGGGTCGTGCTGCTCACTACACTGGGCGTCGGAGCCATCGGCTGGGTGGATGACTATCGCAAAGTGGTACACCGCAATCCGGACGGCCTGTCGGCACGGGCCAAGATGTTCTGGCAATCGCTCATCGCGCTGTCGGTCGGAGTCTTCCTGTGGTCGCATGCGACATTGCCCGCACATACCGAACTCATTGTGCCTTTCTTCAAGCATCTGGTATTGCCGCTGGGTATGGTGGGTTTCATCGTGCTGGTCTATCTGGTTATCGTCGGCAGCAGCAATGCAGTGAATCTGACGGATGGCCTGGACGGTCTGGCCATCATGCCCACAGTCATGGTATCTGCAGCGCTTGCGATTTTTGCCTACGTTGCCGGCCATGCCGAATTCTCGAAATATCTGGGGGAGCCCTCGATTCCGGGCGCCGGTGAGCTGGCCGTCTTCTGCGCGGCGATCTCCGGCGCCGGACTGGCCTTTCTGTGGTTCAACGCCTACCCCGCCGAAGTATTCATGGGCGATGTGGGTGCGCTGGCACTGGGTGCGGCACTGGGCGCGGTGGCGATCATCATCCGCCAGGAACTGGTGCTGTTCATCATGGGCGGCGTGTTCGTGGTGGAAGCAGTGTCGGTGATGCTGCAGGTGTCTTACTTCAAATACACGAAAAAGAAATACGGAACCGGCAAGCGCATCCTGCTGATGGCTCCGTTGCACCATCATTTCGAGCAAAAGGGTTGGAAAGAGACGCAGGTTGTTGTCCGGTTCTGGATCATCACAATGCTGCTGGTGCTCATCGGTTTGGCTACGTTAAAACTCAGATAA
- the murD gene encoding UDP-N-acetylmuramoyl-L-alanine--D-glutamate ligase, protein MNQLRGQSVLVLGLGETGLSLARYLSGQGARLRVADSRNTPPGVAILRSELPHADVQCGPFSDELLQGIDRIAISPGVPLAEPFVQRAIARGIPVEGDIELLAQQINVTKPKPKVIAITGANGKTTVTSMVGAMCAAAGLDAQVAGNISPAVLDSLRERGGKQPAIWVLELSSFQLETTYTLNADAAVVLNVTEDHLDRYDGMDSYAAAKARIFRGNGTQIVNREDARSAAMLVEERVQLSFGLNPPLGADDWGINREGTTVWLMQGAQKILRADELQVSGLHNVANALAALALCRALDLPLEPLCAALRAFKGLPHRVEKVAEVAGVTYYDDSKGTNVGATEAALKGLGKPAVVILGGDGKGQDFTPLKDAVTKHARAAVLIGRDALLIERALQGCGKPVLKARDMDEAVRLATANALPGDAVLMSPACASFDMYRSYLHRAEVFIAAVKKLETGAACSTQH, encoded by the coding sequence ATGAATCAACTGCGCGGACAATCAGTGCTGGTGCTCGGTCTCGGTGAAACCGGGCTCTCGCTCGCGCGCTATCTGAGCGGGCAGGGTGCGCGCTTGCGTGTGGCTGACAGCCGCAATACCCCGCCCGGCGTCGCGATATTGCGCAGCGAGTTGCCGCATGCCGATGTGCAGTGCGGTCCGTTCAGCGACGAGTTGTTGCAGGGCATAGACCGAATCGCCATCAGTCCCGGTGTGCCGCTGGCCGAGCCGTTCGTGCAGCGCGCCATTGCGCGCGGCATTCCGGTCGAAGGCGATATCGAATTGCTGGCACAGCAAATCAATGTAACGAAACCGAAGCCCAAAGTCATTGCAATCACGGGTGCAAACGGCAAGACAACCGTCACCAGTATGGTCGGAGCAATGTGTGCGGCAGCAGGTCTGGATGCGCAGGTTGCAGGCAACATCTCGCCCGCCGTACTGGATTCGTTGCGTGAACGTGGCGGAAAACAACCGGCGATATGGGTGCTTGAGCTTTCCAGTTTTCAGCTTGAAACGACTTACACGCTGAACGCGGATGCCGCCGTGGTGCTTAACGTCACCGAAGATCACCTCGATCGCTACGATGGGATGGATAGTTATGCGGCGGCCAAGGCGCGCATCTTCCGCGGTAACGGCACTCAGATCGTGAATCGCGAAGACGCCCGCAGTGCGGCGATGCTGGTTGAAGAACGTGTGCAACTCAGTTTTGGGCTGAATCCGCCACTGGGTGCAGATGACTGGGGCATCAATCGTGAAGGTACAACGGTCTGGTTGATGCAGGGTGCGCAAAAGATCCTGCGCGCCGACGAGTTGCAGGTCAGCGGATTGCACAATGTCGCGAATGCATTGGCGGCTCTGGCGTTGTGCCGTGCGCTCGATTTGCCGCTTGAACCGTTGTGCGCAGCGTTGCGCGCCTTCAAGGGTTTGCCGCACCGTGTGGAGAAAGTCGCGGAAGTCGCTGGCGTCACTTATTACGACGATTCCAAAGGGACGAATGTAGGCGCGACCGAAGCGGCACTGAAAGGTCTGGGCAAACCGGCGGTAGTCATTCTCGGCGGTGACGGCAAAGGGCAGGATTTCACACCGCTGAAAGATGCCGTGACAAAGCATGCGCGTGCCGCGGTGTTGATCGGGCGCGACGCGTTGCTGATCGAGCGGGCGCTGCAAGGTTGCGGCAAGCCGGTACTGAAAGCACGCGACATGGATGAAGCAGTTCGCCTCGCAACAGCGAATGCACTGCCCGGCGATGCAGTATTGATGTCACCGGCCTGCGCCAGCTTTGATATGTACAGGAGTTACCTGCATCGCGCCGAAGTATTCATCGCGGCAGTGAAGAAACTGGAAACGGGGGCGGCATGTTCGACACAACACTGA